Within Caproicibacterium argilliputei, the genomic segment TTTATGGAATGCCCATGGAAGCATACAAGCGCGGCGGTGTGTGCAAGCAGCTTCCGCTGGATCAGATTCCGGATGAAATTTTGTACCAGCTCAACAAACACTGTCCCTGCAGTAAATGACAAAGAAAAGGCGGCCGCTTTTACGCGGTCGCCTTTTTCTACAGGGTATTGCCGTTTTTTACACGAAGCAGTCGCCTAGCCCTGGCTGCTGCTTCATGGTGGGCAGAGCAAAGGAAGATTTAGTCGTCCTCTTCCTCAGCGCTCAAACGATGCGCCAGCTTCTCCATGCAGTGACGGCACACATTGTGTCCCTTGTATGTAATGATACCGTCCATGCTGTTGCAGAAGATACAGGCAGGCTGATACTTGCGCAGAATAATTTCTCCGCTCTCCCCTACGAAGATCTCCAGCGGATCTTTCTCCTTAATATCGAGTGCTTTACGCAGCTCCTTCGGCAATACAATACGACCTAATTCGTCGACCTTACGCATAATTCCTGTTGATTTCATGTTTTAGCATCCTTCCTGTGATTAAAAGTTTCAATATTAACGTAATACCCTCGTTCCATAATAGTAGATGATTCCCCAAAAAAAGTCAATATTTTCAAATAAAAAAATTTCTTTTCTGCATATTTTCATAGTTATTACAATATACATATCCCTGGGGTGGTGAAAATGCTGAACTTTATTTGGACTGGAATGGTAATAATCAGTTTTATTTGTGCACTTTGCACAAATAAAATGGAGCAGCTTTCGGCTGCCATTCTCACCGGAGCAGGCAGCGCCGTCGATTTATGCCTTACCACACTCGGCATGATGTGCTTTTGGACAGGACTCATGCACGCAGCCGAACAGGGTGGGCTTACAAAACTGCTTGCGAAAGGATTATCGCCCACATTAAAAAGACTTTTCCCAAATTTGCGGAGGGACAGTCCCGCACTGGGTGCCATCTGCATGAACCTGACCGCTAACCTGCTGGGGCTGGGCAACGCCGCAACGCCGCTGGGGCTGGCTGCCATGCAGGAACTGAAAAAAGAATCGGATACCGCGCAGGGAACCGCAGACAACGCCATGGTTCTGTTTGTCGTACTGAACACCTCTTCCATTCAGTTAATTCCCACTTTTATGGCCACGCTGCGCGCGAAGTACGGCGCAGCGCAGCCTTTTGACATTCTGCCGGCGGTGTGGGTGACCTCCGTCTGCGCCCTGCTGGCAGCCGTCACAATGGCAAAACTGCTGGAAAGGCGATTCAGTGGATAAAGTCGGTGTTTACGCAGTGCCTGTTTCCGTGGTGTGCATTCTGCTGTTCTGTCTGGCACGGAAAGTTCCGGTCTTTGATGCCTTTACCGAAGGGGCACGGCAGGGGCTTAAAACCACCATCTCCATTCTTCCCACCCTGGTCGGCCTAATCACCGGCGTCACCATGCTGCAGGCTTCCGGTGCACTGGACCTGATGGCAAACGCTCTGGCTCCGCTGATGCGTGCCGTCGGTCTGCCACCGACTGTCGCGCCGCTTGTGCTGATGAAGCCGGTGTCCGGCAGCGGCTCCACCGCTGTGCTGACACAGATTTTGCAGCAATGCGGCGCAGACAGCTTTGCCGGCCGTGTCGCCGCTGTTTTGGCTGGCAGTACGGAAACCGTGTTTTACTGCATTGCCGTGTACTACGGCAGCGTACAGGTGCGCAAAACGCGGCATACGCTGCCGGCAGCACTCTTCGGCGACTTAACTGCCTGCATAGTGGCGCCGCTTGCCATCCATTTTTTGTTTTACCGATAAAAAAAGCTGACCGGCGATTTTTCAACTGCCGGTCAGATTTTTGATTACGGAAGAATCTGCAAATCCTTTGTGTAATGATTCAGCACTTCACAGCCGCTTTCCGTGACCAGCACCAAATCCTCAATGCGCACGCCCAAGCGGCCGGGCAGGTAAATCCCCGGCTCCACAGAAAAGACCATGCCCGGCTGCGTCACCGTTTCATTGACTGCGCTGTTGTCCGGCGGCTCATGGCAGTCGATGCCCAAGCCATGACCCAACCGATGCGTGAAATACGGTCCGTAGCCCGCCTCGGTAATCAAACGGCGCGCGGTTTTATCAATATCGGACATTTTAATTCCGGGACGAATCATCGCTTCTGCCGCAAGGTTTGCCTGCCGTACGGTTTCGTACACCTTCCGGCTCTCCTCATCCGCTTCCTGAAAGAACGCGGTACGGGTCATATCGCACCAATAGCGGTTAATCGGAATATAAATATCAAACACCATGGAATTCCCGCGCCGGACAAGCGTATTGTCGGGGCTGTGGTGTGGGTTTGCGCCGTTTGCGCCAAAAGACACAATCATGCCCTCTGTGGAACGGTCAGCCCCATGCAGGGCAAACTGATGCTCCACATAAGCCGCCAGTTCCTTTTCAGTGGCACCCGCGCGGACTGCCGCCAGCGATGCCTGCATCACTTCGTCATTGATGCGGGAAGCACTGCGCAGCGCCGCTATTTCCTGCGCGTCTTTCCGCATACGCGCTGCGTCAACCGGTGCGCTGCCCACTTTCGGTGTAATATCTGAACGCTGACACATCAGGCTGAGCAGGTGACAACTGGGCCAGCTTTTATCTATTCCCAGTACACCGGGGCGCACCACCTTGACCAAGTCGCGCAGCGGATCGTCTGCGTCTGTGTGCAGGTACAGCGGCACACTTCCGCCGGGCGTCAAGCTGAAAAGTTCGTTGCCAAACAATGCGCATGTGCCGTCATCACGGATATAAAGCACCAACAGCCGCTCCATCGGCTCAATCCACAGGCCGGTCAGATAATAAACCGATGCGGTTGACGTGACCAGAATCTGCGGCAGCCTCTGCCTCTTCATGTTCTCCGTAACTGTTTTTAAACGTTCCTGCTGAATTTGAATCATTGAATGTCCTTCTTTCCCTCAGACCAAACCGAGTTCTGCTTATCAGTATAGCGCTGTACGGCGCTTTGTAAAGACAAAACCGTTTTGTCTTTTTCAGTTCTCCTCCCCCACAGCTGCCCGCAGGGCAGCAATCTCCCGTGCGTGCCCCGCGGTGTCCTGTGGTGTTTCCAAAAGGAACGGCAAATCTTGCAGTGCAGGGTGTGTCAAAACACGAGTCAAGGCTGCCATACCGATAAAGCCTTCTCCAATCGCCGCGTGGCGGTCTTTATGGCTTCCACAGGTGTTTTTACTGTCGTTTAAATGAACGGCTCTCAGGCGCTCCAGGCCAATGATACGGTCAAATGCTTCCAGTACCCCGTCCAAATCGTGCACAATGTCGTACCCCGCGTCAAACACATGACAGGTGTCCAAACAAACCCCCATCTTTTCGGAAAGCTGCACCCGGTCTAAAACCGCGCGCAGTTCCTCAAAACTGCGGCCGACCTCGGTGCCTTTGCCCGCCATGGTTTCCAGCAGCACGGTGGTGTGCTGCTCCGGTGTTAGAACCTTGTTGAGCACTGCGGCAATTTTCTCAATGCCCGCCTGCGCCCCCTGCCCCACATGGCTGCCCGGATGAAAGTTGTAGAAATTGCCCGGTAAATACTCCATACGGGCAAGGTCGTCCTGCAGGGTCTGCAGGGCAAATGCCTGCACCTCCGGTTTGGCGGCGCAGGCATTGAGCGTGTAGGGCGCGTGCGCGACAATCGGTGCAAAGGTATGCTCTGCCATCAAACGCCGCAGCGCCTGCGCGTCCTGCGGATTCATCTCCTTTGCACGGCCGCCGCGCGGATTGCGCGTAAAAAACTGGAACGTATCTGCACCCATGCGCAGCGCCTCCTGTCCCATATGCAGGAAACCACCGGATGCGGAAAGATGGGAACCGATATGCATATTCCGTCCTTCTTTCAAAAATTGAATTCTAAGGATTGCGGTATAGTTTCGAAAAGATTACAATAGAAGTAGTTCTCAGCAAGCAAAATTGAGAATCATTCTGATTATAAAACAAATAAGGAAAATTGCAATGGAAAAATATCTGGAAGTAGAGCGCAGCCTTATCAAAAAATACCGCAAGCCCATTTGGAACCGCCTCATCGGCGGCATTAAGGATTACGAGCTGATTCAGCCCGGTGACAAAATCGCCGTCTGCATTTCCGGCGGCAAAGACAGCATTTTGCTTGCCTGCTGCCTGCAGCACCTGCAGAAGTACACGGAAATTCCGTTTTCTCTGGAGTTTCTCGCCATGGACCCCGGCTACAACCCCGAAAACCGCGCCCTGCTGCTTTCCAACTGCAGTCTGCTGCACATTCCCGTGCACCTGTTTGAAACAGACATTTTCAACATTGTGGTCAAGGAAGAAAAGTCCCCGTGCTACCTGTGCGCCAGAATGCGGCGCGGCTACCTGTACCGCCATGCACAAGAACTGGGCTGCAACAAAATCGCCCTGGGGCACCACTTTGACGACGTGATTGAAACCATTCTGATGAGTATGCTTTACGGCGCGGAAATGCGCACCATGATGCCCAAACTGCACAGCAAAAACTTTCCCGGTATGCAGCTCATCCGCCCGCTGTATCTGGTGCACGAGCAAGACATCTTAGCGTGGAAGCGCTACAACGGTCTGCAGTTCCTGCAGTGTGCCTGCCGCTTTACCGAGCAGGGCGCACACAACCCCGGCAGCGCAGGCAAGCGTGCCGAAGTTAAAGCGCTGATTGCCGCCCTGCGCGCAAAAAACCCGCAGGTGGACCGCAATATCTTCCGCAGCGCGCAGGAAGTCAATCTGGAAACCATCCTGAGCTGGCGCAGACAAAAGGAAACGCACTGCTTTTTAGAAAACTATGATAAATGACGGATTTTTGCAGAGTTCTTGCATTTTCCCTCGTTTTCTGCTAAGATGATGCCATCAAAATAAAACGTAGCCAGCAGAGTAGAAAATCACGCGTAAAGTGCCCGCCGAACGGGGAGTTGTCGGCAGGACGAAAAGCAAAGCCTTCGGTTTTTTTGCTTGCGGTGTGGTTTTCGCATCCCGCTGCTGCATACCTCTGATGATATGCAGCACTTGATGGGCGCAGTCTGTGCGCCTTTCTGCGTGTGCTGCATCACTGGAGGTATTTTTTATGCATTACAAAACCGACCTTCCTTCTCTGCTGCGTGACTCGTCCGCAGAACTGAAACGCCTGCCGAGTCTGGTCACCGCCGCCTTGCTGCTTGCACTCGGGTTAGTTCTTTCCGGGCTCGGTGTGTACGTCACCCCAACGCTGCGCATTACCTTTGCCTTTCTGGCAAACGCGGTAAACGCCCTGCTGTTTGGCCCTGCTGTTGCCATGCTGACGAGTGGTCTGGGCGACATTCTGGGGTATTTTCTGCACCCCACCGGGCCGTACTTTCCGCCCTACACCCTGACCGCTATGCTGAGCGGCTTTCTGTACGGCAGCTTTTTGTACCATCGCCCGATTAAACTGGGGCGTGTGATAGCCGCAAAGGCTTCTGTCACATTTCTTTCCAATATTCTGCTTAACACGCTCTGGAGTTCCTTACTTTACGGAAAGTCGTTTCTGGCGCTGTTTCCGCTGCGCTTTGTAAAGAACATTGCCCTGCTGCCGGTGGAAATTGCCATGCTGTTTTTTTTCGCCAAAACCGCCAAAAAAATTTACAGCGCCACTACCCGGAATTTTCATCCCCAGCAGAACTGACGCCGGGTTCCTCTTACAAACCTTTTCCGCGGAAGGCAGACGCTTTCCGCGGTTTTTTGTTGTCACAATCTGCGCGTTGTGGTATGATAATCGTATTGCAGCTGCAAAACAGCCGCAAGCCCGTTCACAGTTTCTTATGTCCGCCGGTTCTGCCGGCGATGTCTGCGAAAGTTGGTTTCGCGGACTTTTTTATTCTGGAGGCGATGAAATATGAAAAGCACATTCCGCACACGTTCCCTGTGTTTCCACCTTTCGGTCGGCATTTTCCGTACCGGTCGGCAAAGTTAAACAGGAGTCAGTCCCTGCGTCGGCTAAAAAGGAACAATGCACTGTCAAAAGCTTTGGATTGGATGGTGTGACACAATGGTACAAAACTGATGGTCAGGAATTTGGCTTTCCATTTTCCTGATTTTCCCGTCTTTCCCTACTTTAAAATCAGGAGGTAACCATGCAGTTACTGAAAAAATTTATTCGTTATTACAAACCCTACCGTGCCGTATTCTTTCTGGATCTGGTTTGCGCTCTGGCCGTTAGTCTGGTAGATCTGGCGTTCCCACAGATTCTCAGTATTTTAACCAAGACTTTCTTTACCGAACAGCCGGATGTAATCATCAGCGGCCTGCTGAAACTCGGCGTGGCACTGTTTCTCATGTACGTTATCCGCACCCTTTGTCGGTTTTACATCACCTATCAGGGACACGTAATGGGCGCTAAGATGGAAAGCGATATGCGTCAGGATCTGTTTGACCAGTACGAGCGCTTTTCTTTTTCCTATTATGACCGCAGCAATACCGGTGAAATGATGAGCAAGCTGGTCTCCGACCTGTTTGACATTTCTGAGCTTGCACACCACGGCCCGGAAAATATCTTTATTTCCGCGGTAAAAATCATCGGTTCTTTCGTCCTGCTGCTGATGGTCAACGTGCCGCTGACCCTGATTCTTTCCGCAGTGGTTGTGGTCATGGTGGTGTTCAGCCTGTATCAGAACAGAAAAATGCAGGAAACCTTTATGGACAATCGCCGAAAAATCGCCGCAGTCAACGCCAGCCTGCAGGACAGCCTTGCGGGTATCCGTGTTGTCAAATCCTTTGCAAATGAAGAAATCGAACGCCGCAAGTTTGAAACGAGCAACCAGCAGTTTCTGGTTTCCAAAGAAAGCAACTATCTGCGCATGGGCATTTTCCACTCCGGCAACAATTTCTTTGAGGGAATGCTGTTTTTGACCGTGTTGGTGGCCGGCGGCTACTTCATCGCAAGGGGAACCCTATCTGCTACGGATCTGGCAGTCTATGCCCTGTACATCAATATTTTCATCAACCCCATTGAGGTTCTGATTGAGTTTACCGAACTGCTGCAGAAAGGTATTTCCGGATTCCGCCGCTTTACCGAAGTGATGGAAACCGTACCGGAAATTCAGGACGCACCGGACGCCAAAGAACTGACCAACGTGAAAGGAACCATTGACTACAAAGACGTTTCTTTCCGCTACAATGACGAGGAATCTGTTTTGGAACACATCAATGTCCACGTGGACGCGGGCCGTTCTGTGGCGCTGGTAGGACCCTCTGGCGGCGGCAAGACCACACTGTGCTCCTTGCTGCCCCGCTTCTATGATGTGACCGGCGGCTCCGTTTGCATTGACGGGCAGGATGTCCGAACGCTGACCCAGGAAAGCCTGCGCAGTGCAATCGGCATTGTGCAACAGGATGTGTATTTGTTTGGCGGCTCCATTCAGGAAAACATCGCCTACGGCAAGCCGGGCGCTTCCATGGAGGAAATTATAGAAGCTGCCAAGGAAGCAAATATCCACGACTTTATTTTGTCCCTGCCGGACGGCTACGACACCTACGTCGGTGAGCGAGGCGCTCGCCTCTCCGGCGGACAGAAGCAGCGCATTTCCATTGCGCGGGTGTTCCTGAAAAATCCGCCGATGCTGATTTTGGATGAAGCAACCAGCGCACTGGACAATGAAAGCGAGCAGTACATCCAGAACAGTCTGGACAAGCTGGCACACGGCCGCACGACCATCACCATTGCACACCGGCTTTCCACTATCCGCAACGCCGATGAGATTATTGTCATTGACAACGATGGTATCCGGGAGCGCGGTACGCACGATGATTTACTTGCCAAAGACGGTTTGTACGCCAAGTACTACCAGATGCAGTTTCGAAACAATTAACAGAGCTGCGTAACCCCAGCTGCAGTTCCACATTATTATAATCCAAAACAGACCTGTCGCTTCGGTGGCAGGTCTGTTTTGGCGCCTTTTGCTGTTTCTTCTGCCATTAAAAACTACCTCCTTGTTAAAAATTTGCATGACAAAGGAGCCTTTTAGCATCTTGCTCAGGACGTAAATTTCAAAGGCGTCGATTTCGATGTTGTACAATAAAAATTGCCACCCAATTCTCAAGGATTATGATATATAATTACAGAGGATAGGAGGAATCGAAATGGCAAAGCGTATTACAAAAACTTATGATCAAGAATTCAAATTCCAGGCTGTAAAATTGGCACAGGAAATCGGAGGACACAAAGCTGCAGAAGAGCTAGGAGTCCCTTCTGGACCCATTTATGCATGGGTCAAAGCATTCAAGGAAGGCCGCTTAGAGGCTAAGACAGCAGTTCACGCACCAAGTAATGGCCTTATCCCTTAATGAAGAACTTACTGAGCTTAGCAAACATGTGAAAGAACAGGATAAAGAAATCAGACGCCTGAAAGAAGAAAACGAATTTCTTGAGGAAGCAAGCGCTTTTTTCGCAGCCAGCCGTCGGAAGTCAGCAAAAACAGAGATTAATGTTCATTGCTATGAAAACAGAAGACGGCACTCTTAAAGGAAAAATCTCTTTTTATTGCAAAAATTTTGGTGTCACAAGGTAGGAATTTCATCATTATTTAAAATATAAGGATAAGCCCTGGAAATACCGGTCTCTTGCAGAGGCTATGTTAGATATCTGTGCAGAAGATGAATGCAATGACACTTATGGGCGAGTGCGAATGCATCAGGCATTGGAACGAAAGCAGCCGGATGGCATTCATGTTCCAAGTGAAAGAACTGTTTACCGTGTTATGAAAGAAATTGGTATCATCCATAGACCAAAAAGAAAACCAAATGGAATCACGAAAGCGGATAAAGAAGCCAGAAAATCCGATGATCTGATAAAACGCAACTTCAAATCTGATAAACCCCTGGAAAAATGCGTAACAGATATGACCGAAGTAAAATGCCTGGATGGCAAACTCTATGTATCTGCAGCGTTTGATTGCTTTGATTCTGCAGTATTGGGATTAGCAATGGACACAAACATGAAAGCAACTCTATGTGAAAAAACACTGAAGAATACCTATAAATCACATCCCGGAATTCATGGATGTATCTTACATAGTGATAGGGGAACACAGTACACCAGTGAACTCTATCGTAAAGCAATCAGTAAATATGGCATTATCCAAAGTATGAACAATGCAGGTGGCAGATGCCATGATAATGCACGCTGTGAAAGCATGTGGGCATGACTGAAAGAGGAACTTCTCTATCATCGATATGATGCCTCAAAAATGAAAATCGAACCAGTGAGAACCCTCGTCTGGAGATACTTTATCAGCTATTGGAATAACAGAAAAATATGCTCTGCCAGCAGAGGGTTACCTCCTATGGTTAAGAGACATCAGTACTACATCTCATCGCAGGATGCTGCATAGTTCAAACATCCTTGAGAAAAAAGTGTAAAGAGATATTGACAGGATCAATTCATGCCCTCGCACGGAGGGCAACTGGCGGGACTCTTACCATATCGGTCGCGGAATTGGGTTTCAATTCATGCCCTCGCACGGAGGGCAACATTTAAAGCCCGGCAGCGTAGGGCAATTTAGCTATGTTTCAATTCATGCCCTCGCACGGAGGGCAACGGGTTACAGTATCCGATAAACAGCCTACAGAAGCGTTTCAATTCATGCCCTAGCACGGAGGGCAACGACTTACTTGCCTGCGTGCCCTCAAAATAAGAATGTTTCAATTCATGCCCTCGCACGGAGGGCAACCTTTCCGGCTTGTTTCCACGCCGTCAACCGTTGTGTTTCAATTCATGCCCTCGCACGGAGGGCAACAGCCTCTCAATGGGTCACAATATCAAAAAAAATGGTTTCAATTCATGCCCTCGCACGGAGGGCAACTTTTGAATCTCTTTGCTGGGATACTCAATGTAGATATGTTTCAATTCATGCCCTCGCACGGAGGGCAACCAGACTACAGAGTTCATTCACAGGGTTCATTTTCGTTTCAATTCATGCCCTCGCACGGAGGGCAACTCTGTACTGGGTCTTCTTGCAATCTGTGCATGGTAGTTTCAATCCACGCCCTCGCACGGAGGGCAACTTTCACAAAGTTCATGATTGGATTATCACTGATAGAGTTTCAATTCATGCCCTCGCACGGAGGGCAACCGGTGGATTATTCTGCCGTAACTGGAAAACTTGTTTCAATTCATGCCCTCGCACGGAGGGCAACGAATTTACGCAAGCAGCAACCGAACAGTATCAGCAGTTTCAATTCATGCCCTCGCACGGAGGGCAACACCTTTTGGTATAGATAACTGAGCGTCACTTGTAGTTTCAATTCATGCCCTCGCACGGAGGGCAACGAAAAAGCACGTATGCAGACCTCGAAAAAGCCATGTTTCAATTCATGCCCTCGCACGGAGGGCAACTTCAAAGTCATTGCTGCCGCACAGAAGTGCTTCAGTTTCAATTCATGCCCTCGCACGGAGGGCAACATGCCCCTCCGTGTCAGTTGTGCCGGTTGAATCTAGTTTCAATTCATGCCCTCGCACGGAGGGCAACCATTGTTAGAGCGTATAATATTCCAGAATACAAGGTTTCAATTCATGCCCTCGCACGGAGGGCAACACAATTTTTGCAAAATGTAATTAGCTTTGTAACACGTTTCAATTCATGCCCTCGCACGGAGGGCAACCGGTGCGTTGCTGATTGATGACGGGTACTACAAAGTTTCAATTCATGCCCTCGCACGGAGGGCAACTAAGTAAGGAACGGAAGGGGGATTCTAAAAAAATGTTTCAATTCATGCCCTCGCACGGAGGGCAACAATCTCCAAGCTGTGCCTGCAATGTAATTGTGCATGTTTCAATTCATGCCCTCGCACGGAGGGCAACC encodes:
- a CDS encoding transposase produces the protein MAKRITKTYDQEFKFQAVKLAQEIGGHKAAEELGVPSGPIYAWVKAFKEGRLEAKTAVHAPSNGLIP
- a CDS encoding AbrB/MazE/SpoVT family DNA-binding domain-containing protein, with the protein product MKSTGIMRKVDELGRIVLPKELRKALDIKEKDPLEIFVGESGEIILRKYQPACIFCNSMDGIITYKGHNVCRHCMEKLAHRLSAEEEDD
- a CDS encoding ABC transporter ATP-binding protein — encoded protein: MQLLKKFIRYYKPYRAVFFLDLVCALAVSLVDLAFPQILSILTKTFFTEQPDVIISGLLKLGVALFLMYVIRTLCRFYITYQGHVMGAKMESDMRQDLFDQYERFSFSYYDRSNTGEMMSKLVSDLFDISELAHHGPENIFISAVKIIGSFVLLLMVNVPLTLILSAVVVVMVVFSLYQNRKMQETFMDNRRKIAAVNASLQDSLAGIRVVKSFANEEIERRKFETSNQQFLVSKESNYLRMGIFHSGNNFFEGMLFLTVLVAGGYFIARGTLSATDLAVYALYINIFINPIEVLIEFTELLQKGISGFRRFTEVMETVPEIQDAPDAKELTNVKGTIDYKDVSFRYNDEESVLEHINVHVDAGRSVALVGPSGGGKTTLCSLLPRFYDVTGGSVCIDGQDVRTLTQESLRSAIGIVQQDVYLFGGSIQENIAYGKPGASMEEIIEAAKEANIHDFILSLPDGYDTYVGERGARLSGGQKQRISIARVFLKNPPMLILDEATSALDNESEQYIQNSLDKLAHGRTTITIAHRLSTIRNADEIIVIDNDGIRERGTHDDLLAKDGLYAKYYQMQFRNN
- a CDS encoding nucleoside recognition domain-containing protein, whose translation is MLNFIWTGMVIISFICALCTNKMEQLSAAILTGAGSAVDLCLTTLGMMCFWTGLMHAAEQGGLTKLLAKGLSPTLKRLFPNLRRDSPALGAICMNLTANLLGLGNAATPLGLAAMQELKKESDTAQGTADNAMVLFVVLNTSSIQLIPTFMATLRAKYGAAQPFDILPAVWVTSVCALLAAVTMAKLLERRFSG
- a CDS encoding spore maturation protein, which gives rise to MDKVGVYAVPVSVVCILLFCLARKVPVFDAFTEGARQGLKTTISILPTLVGLITGVTMLQASGALDLMANALAPLMRAVGLPPTVAPLVLMKPVSGSGSTAVLTQILQQCGADSFAGRVAAVLAGSTETVFYCIAVYYGSVQVRKTRHTLPAALFGDLTACIVAPLAIHFLFYR
- a CDS encoding folate family ECF transporter S component; translated protein: MHYKTDLPSLLRDSSAELKRLPSLVTAALLLALGLVLSGLGVYVTPTLRITFAFLANAVNALLFGPAVAMLTSGLGDILGYFLHPTGPYFPPYTLTAMLSGFLYGSFLYHRPIKLGRVIAAKASVTFLSNILLNTLWSSLLYGKSFLALFPLRFVKNIALLPVEIAMLFFFAKTAKKIYSATTRNFHPQQN
- a CDS encoding M24 family metallopeptidase, with translation MIQIQQERLKTVTENMKRQRLPQILVTSTASVYYLTGLWIEPMERLLVLYIRDDGTCALFGNELFSLTPGGSVPLYLHTDADDPLRDLVKVVRPGVLGIDKSWPSCHLLSLMCQRSDITPKVGSAPVDAARMRKDAQEIAALRSASRINDEVMQASLAAVRAGATEKELAAYVEHQFALHGADRSTEGMIVSFGANGANPHHSPDNTLVRRGNSMVFDIYIPINRYWCDMTRTAFFQEADEESRKVYETVRQANLAAEAMIRPGIKMSDIDKTARRLITEAGYGPYFTHRLGHGLGIDCHEPPDNSAVNETVTQPGMVFSVEPGIYLPGRLGVRIEDLVLVTESGCEVLNHYTKDLQILP
- a CDS encoding deoxyribonuclease IV, yielding MHIGSHLSASGGFLHMGQEALRMGADTFQFFTRNPRGGRAKEMNPQDAQALRRLMAEHTFAPIVAHAPYTLNACAAKPEVQAFALQTLQDDLARMEYLPGNFYNFHPGSHVGQGAQAGIEKIAAVLNKVLTPEQHTTVLLETMAGKGTEVGRSFEELRAVLDRVQLSEKMGVCLDTCHVFDAGYDIVHDLDGVLEAFDRIIGLERLRAVHLNDSKNTCGSHKDRHAAIGEGFIGMAALTRVLTHPALQDLPFLLETPQDTAGHAREIAALRAAVGEEN
- a CDS encoding tRNA 2-thiocytidine biosynthesis TtcA family protein, producing the protein MEKYLEVERSLIKKYRKPIWNRLIGGIKDYELIQPGDKIAVCISGGKDSILLACCLQHLQKYTEIPFSLEFLAMDPGYNPENRALLLSNCSLLHIPVHLFETDIFNIVVKEEKSPCYLCARMRRGYLYRHAQELGCNKIALGHHFDDVIETILMSMLYGAEMRTMMPKLHSKNFPGMQLIRPLYLVHEQDILAWKRYNGLQFLQCACRFTEQGAHNPGSAGKRAEVKALIAALRAKNPQVDRNIFRSAQEVNLETILSWRRQKETHCFLENYDK